A stretch of DNA from Maridesulfovibrio sp.:
CCAATTGAATTCCGCCCTTGTCAAATGCTTCCATCAATTCTGAAATTGAAATTTCGGTCACTTCCGCAGGCTGCGGATTTGTCAGCTCCTGCATGGTGTACGCGTGCGGCCTTACCATATTGAATCCGAAGGCTAGACAGGCCGACAGCGCCACCAGAAATACGAACTTGAGCAGCCAGGCTGTTTTTTTGAAGAATTGCATTTATAATCCAGTGTTAATATATCTGATTATTTTCGTTCCGGTAATTTTCATCATGAATTCACATAGCATGAAGTGTGCTGGTCGCGCAACGCAGGCAAGGGGCGGTTTTCAGCCTCTAACAGGCAGGCAACAGGGCCTTGTGCTTAATTAATAAAAAAGGGTGTGTTCAATCGAACACACCCTTTTTTCAGGGAGACCGGATACCCGGGATAAACCGTTACCGCTGCTTCCTTTCGGACCTGACGGGGTTCACAGCGCACCCGCCATCCGGCCTCTCTGAATTATTCGTCTTGCGACGAGGGAAAATACCTATTTATTCAAGGCAGAATTGTCAAGCTTTATCGTCAGAAAACTGTATTTTTTTCAATCATAACCCAACCGCCAGACATATACACCAAATAACAGAACCAACGTTTTTTATCCTTTATTTGTTACAGGCTTTACGTGTACTCTTTCTTAAACAAACTGAACATATATCGGAGATATTCATGAACGCAAAGAACGTTAAGGACGTCAAAGGCACAAAAGTACAGAAAATAGGCTACAAGGGACGTGATTGCGAAGTAAAAGGGGTCACCATAAAATGGCTGTCCAAATCAGGTCAGGACGCAAACGGACAGCCTGAATACGGCCTGCGCCATTTCACGGTTGAACCTGGCGGAGAAATCCCTGCTCACAACCATTTTTACCTGCAGACAGTATACATTGAAAAAGGTAATTTCGAATGCTTCACCTACCATCCTGAAACTGACGCCGTTGTGGACAGCAAAATATGCGGCCCCGGAGATTTCGTCTACTCCGAATGCATGGAGCCTCACGGCATGAAGAACATCAGCGAAACGGAAGAAGCAACCTTCCTCTGCTGCATCTGCAATGTATACGACAAGGAATAAACTGTTCGGTAATGCTCCCGTACTTCGGGAGCATTACTACCGGATCACTTCTTGTTTTTCAGGACATCCTGAAATTCCTGCCCGTAAATGTGCAGCATGACCATCAGGAAAGTAAGAATGAGCGGGCCGTAGAGAATCCCCAGCGGACCGAATGAATTTATACCGCCGAGAATTGCCAGGAAAACATAAACCGTTGAAACGCGCGAGGCCTCCCGAAGAATTACGGGGCGCAGCACCGTGTCTATTCCGGTTACCAGAATACCGCACCAGAGAAGCAGAAAAATCGCCATCTTTATCTTTCCCACGATGAACAGATAGGCGGCGGCAGGCACCCAGATAAGCCCGGTGCCCAGTACAGGAATCAGCGCTGTAAAGCTCATCATGGTTCCCCAGAATAAAGCCGGTATTCCGGCAATGGCCAACCCTATCCCTCCTACCACGCCCTGCAGCGCAGCAATGAACAGGCTGCCGAAAAGCACTGATTTGGAAACCTTGCGCAGACTGTTGAGGATAAAATCCTCCTGCTCTACCTTGAGGGGCGAAAGATACCTTATCTTGGCAAAAAAATGATCACCGTCCTTGAGAAAGGTGAAGACAAGAAAGGTCATTATCAGAAAATGCGCCGCAAGACTGGCCATGTTACCGGCAAGCCATGTCCCGGAAGTAAGCATGGTCTGCCCGAAGGTTCTGGATATTTCCAGAACCTTGGTCTGAACATCTCTGGAACTTATTTCTATGAAAGGAAATGTACTCTCAAACCACTTGAGGTATCCGTCATATTTATCCGAGCTGAATAGCTTTGAAAAATCGGTAGTCCTGATCCATTCGTTGATTGCCGTAACGGAATCAACCCCCTGCCCTATCAGACCCAGAAAAAAGATCACCGCCGGAATGATAATGGCGAAAACAATTATACAGACAGTCAGAAACGCGGCGAGACTGGTCCGGTTGCCGAGGCGGTTTCTCAATCTGAGGGTCAAAGGATAAAAAATGCCGGTAAGAACAACAGATATGATTATCGTATTCAGAAAAGGCTTGGCTACCGAGTACCCCAGAGCGATTGCCGAAGTAAGCAGCAGGATCAGAAAAAAAGTATATATGGCCGGAGATTTGATAATCTCTTTATCTGGAGAATTCATTATTGCGCCTTAAAAAACGAATTGAGTTGATAAAAAACAAGCGTATATTTCCAGATAAAACCGCCCGGCACAATTAAAATCAGGCAGATTTGAAAATGTGATCCGCCATGACCGCGAGGGTTTTATCCGCCTCTGCCCTGACACGGGAAACAAACTTTTCAAGAAACAAAATATCGCCGCAAGAAATATTTTTCTCCATTTCATCTGTCAAAACCTGTATCCCGTGGGCTCCTACATCCATAGCAAGGCCGCGTAAAGCCATTATCTCGACCTTCAACCCCTCCACATCGCAACTGTCGGCACAGGTTTCCATCTTCGCAATATGCCGAGGCACAAGCTCAATAAAATGGGTATATATTTCGCGCAGGAGATCAACGTTTCCATCAAGACGTTCAATTACTGAATTAAAATCGATGCAGGAAGAATCCTGCGCATTCGGCTTACAGCACTCGGTCCTTTCTTCTGTCCCTCCGGCACCGTCTATGACCATATTCATGGCTTCAAGGAGCCCGGAAGATCTGAACGGTTTTGACAGATAGCCGTTCATCCCCACTTCCAGACAACGTTCCCGATCACCTTTCATGGCATGGGCTGTGAGTGCAAGAATCGGGGTCTCCGGATCAATCTCCGGGATGCTGCCGCTGCGGATAATTCTTGTCGCTTCAAGGCCGTCCATAACAGGCATCTGAATATCCATTACGACCATGTCGTATTTCTTCTTTTGGAGCTCAACAAGCACATCACGGCCGTTTTCAACAATATCAAGGTCGCAGTTGGCCTTTTCAAGAAAAGCGCTGACAACTCTGCGAGTGATGATGTTGTCATCGGCAAGAAGGACCCTTTTCATGCTGTTAAAAATTCGATTTTCAACCTCATCCGTATCAGAATTACTCGATAATTCAGTCTCTGAGGAAGTCCTGAACACCGCGGTAAAGAAAAAACTGCTGCCGACACAGGGTTCTGTTTCCAGCCACATGGTACCCTTGAGCATATTGACCAGATTATATGAAATGGTAAGCCCTAGCCCTATCCCGCCGTGCTTTCTGGTCATGTAGTCTTCAAGCTGGGTGAAACTCTCAAAAATGGTATCAGCCTTATCCCTTGAAATACCTACACCGGTATCACTGACTGCAAACAGCAACCTTACACATCCGTCCGGATACGGTTCTGAAGCATAATCGTCCGGCATTACTTCCACGCAGATACCGCCTTTGTCGGTATACTTGATGGCATTGCTTATGAGGTTGTTCAAGACCTGCATCAGCCTTCCGGAATCCCCTTTAATTTCGCCGGAAATTTCAGGATGGATGAAGCATTCCATCTGCAGACCCTTTTTCGCGGCCTGACTGCTGTGGGTATTCATAATGAGCGCAAGAGTCCTGCGGGGATCAAAAAGCCCTTCCCGTAGCTCAAGAATTCTCCTTTCTATCTTGGAATAATCCAGCAGGTCGTTCAACACCCTTAAGAGAGAATTGGCCGACCCCTTGATTAATTCAACATATTCCTGCTGTTCGGAATCCAGTCCTGAATTCATCAGGATTTCGCTTAAGCCGAGAATCCCGTTCATCGGAGTTCTGAGCTCGTGACTGATGGTTGCCAGAAACGAGCTTTTGGCTTCGTTTGCCGCCTGAGCATCATGAACCGCCTGACGAAATTCCTGTTCCATGGAATGCTTGTACAGTGCGATTTCAATGGCGGAACGCAGGTCGCGCTCCTCAAAAGGCTTCAGAAGATAACCGAATGGACCGGATAGCTTGGCTCTGTTCAAGGTCTGTTCATCGGAATACGCGGTGAGGAAAACGACCGGAATATCAAACGATTTGATTATGAAGTTGGATGCTTCAACACCGTCCATGGCTCCGCTGAGCTTAATGTCCATCAAAACAAGGTCCGGCTTTAATCTGGAAGTCTTTTCAATGGCATCCTGTCCTGAAACAGCGTCTCCGGCGATTGCATAGCCCAAACGTTTGAGCGTGGCCTGAATATCCAGATTGACTATTCGCTCGTCATCGACAACCAGGATTCGTTTTCCGGTCATTTCTATACCCCGTCTACATAAATTGATTGCTGAACAACGATCACTATAATTTATATTTTAAGCGCCGCAAGCAGCATTCGTCCATTCTCTTACACAAAAAAGCCGATTCTGAAAACATCAGAACCGGCGTGTATTTCAATGTCTGCGGCGATTGACGGCTACAGAATCTGATCAAGGAATTTTTTCAGCCGCGGATGTTCCGCATTCTTGAAAAATTCATCCGGCGGCGCACAGGCGATTATCCGGCCGTCTTCCATGAAGACAACCCTGTCCGCAACTTCACGGGCAAAACCCATTTCGTGCGTTACAACCACCATGGTCATTCCTTCTTTGGCCAGTGTTTTCATTACATCCAGAACTTCACCGATCATTTCAGGATCAAGTGCCGAAGTGGGCTCGTCAAAAAGCATAATTTTCGGATTCATGGCCAATGCGCGGGCAATCGCAACACGCTGCTGCTGCCCCCCGGAAAGCTTCGAAGGATATACATTCGCCTTTTCACGTATCCCGACCTTCTTGAGCAGGTCAACAGCGATTGCCCTGGCTTCAGCCTTGTCCATACCCTTTAATTTCACCGGGGCCATGGTCAGGTTTTCCAGAACAGTCTTGTGCGGAAAAAGGTTGAAGGACTGGAAAACCATGCCCAACTCCTGACGAATGGTGTTGATATTATTTTCCTTGTCATGCACATCCAACCCATCAACAATGATTGAACCCTTGTTGATTTCCTCCAAACGGTTGATGGAGCGCAGCAACGTACTCTTCCCCGATCCGGAGGGACCGATAATAACTACCTTTTCCCCCTGGGCTATATCAAGTGAAACATTGCTGAGTGCGGCCAGATCGCCGTAAAATTTATAAACATCCTTAATCTGGATAATAGGATTATCTGTCATAGTGGTTCAACCTCTCTTCCATGTTGCTCACAGCCTTTGAAAGAATCAGGGTAATTACCAGATAGATCAGGGCTATCATGGTATAAGTTTCAAAATACTGGAAACTTTCAGCGGCAAACTCACGTCCGCGTCTGAGAATATCGGCAACGGCCAGGATTGAAACCAGCGAGGAATCCTTGAGCAACGCGATAAATTCGTTTCCTACCGGCGGCAGGATTGTCCGCCATGCCTGAGGCAGGATGACCAGAAACATGGTCTGGCGCCTGTCGAATCCGAGAGATCTTGCGGCTTCGGTCTGTCCATCATCAATGGATTCTATCCCGGCACGAAAGACTTCGCCCATATACGCGCCGTAGCATACGCTCATGGCAATAATGGCCGAAAGCATATCCGGAACCTGCAAGACCCTGCCCATGGCGTAATAGATGTAGAAAAGCTGGACGAGAAGCGGAATACCTCGGACGACTTCAACATAGGTGGAAGCAATGAGGTTTATGAAACTGTTGCGTGAAATCCTGCCCAGTCCGGTGAAAAGACCTATAACCAGTGCTCCCAGAATGGAACAGATTGTAACCTCGAATGTGACAACAATACCATCGGGAACAAACAGCAGAATGTCCCGGTACGGATCCGGTTTGGCTATGATCAGATAGGCAATTATCCCCAGCGCACCTATAAAAGAAACCCACCAGGCATTAAGCAGCCCGGAATCGTTTTTAACAGGAATACCCGCCCCGTCCGTAACGTCAATTTTTACTTTTTTATCTTTCATCGTTTATTTCACCCGACCTGCATGAAAGGGGCCGGGATCGGTATAAACTTTTCCGATCCCGGCCCTTTGTTTACAAACTCAAGCCACCCGGCTCATATTTTTAGTTGCTTCCGAACCATTTGGCTTTGATCTTGTCATAAGTGCCATCAGCTCTTACAGCGGAAAGCCCTTTGTTGATGAGATCCAGAATCTTGGTGTTTCCTTTGCTGACGGCTACACCGAGGTATTCAGACTCAACACCTTCGATAATAAAGGCAATTTTGAGCTTCTTTGCGTACTCTTCCTGCTGCAGGGCAAAGTCTGCTGCAATGGGGTCATCGCAGACAACAGCGGAAAGACGTCCGTTGTACAGGTCTTCCATGGCCAGTCCGATTTCATCGTAGGATTTGGGAACTACCCCTTCAACATTCTTGATGGCGAAGAATCCGGTGGTACCGATCTGCGCGCCTACAGGCTTGCCCTTGAAACCGTTCAGGTCTGTGGCAGCGCAATCCTTGGGAGTTACGACAGCCTGCTTGACCTGAAAATACGGAGCGGTAAAGTCCATGGCTTTCTTGCGTTTTTCGTTAATGGAAACGGAGGAGCAGATGGCATCATACTTACCAGCGGCAAGTCCGGCGAAAATGCCATCCCAGGCTACGTTCTTGATCTTCACTTCATATCCGGCAGCCTTGGCGCAGGCTTTCATGAGATCTACTGAAAACCCTACAATCTGCTTATCCTTGTTCACAAACTCCATGGGGGGCCAGGTGCAGTCGGAAGCAATTGTAATTACGGGTGCGTTGCTGCCTGCGTAAGCCGGAAAGGCGGCAAACATTGTCAGCATAAGAACAGCTATAATCCTCTTGAGCATAATCATCCTCCAAAAAAAGTTAAAATACCCTTAATTAATAGCCTTGAAATTTATATAATTTGCGAACCATGTCAATACGGGTTTACGCGGCCCCATTGGTTTTGCGAGAATTATTAATGATGTAAAAAATGATTTCTTGAATTTTATTTATAAAAAAGGTATTTTTTCTGATTATTTTTTCAAAGGGGCGTTTTTTCATGAAAAACAAAGTCAAAGAAGAACGACAGGAAGCCGTGGAGGTTGTCTGTCCCAAATGCAGGGAAACCCGCATTGTTTACTTTCCCAAGGAATCAATGCCGACCTGCCCGGTTTGCAAGGTTGAAATGATTGTGAAGGAAGTTCTTACTGAGGGCAAATACGGTTAGTATGCCGGGTGATACATCGTTTTTTTGACTTGTGAGTGAAAATGAAGACAATAAGGAGTACAAAAATGAAAAAAATCTGCTTAATGCTTGTTATGCTGCTGAGCCTTGCAGTAGCCGCCAATGCTTCGGACATTGAACTGGCCAAAAAATCCACGCTGAATTCCATCCTCAAAAGCGGAGAATTGCGCTGCGGAATTTCTTCAGGCTACATTCCCTTTCAGATGACCGACAAAACCGGACGCATTGTCGGTTTTGAAATCGACCTCGCCCGCGAAATGGCCAAAGCCATGGGTGTGAAATTCGTTCCGGTCAACATGGAATTCGACGGTATTATCCCGGCTCTGCTGACCAATAAAATTGACATCATTACCGCCGGTATGACTGTCAATCAGGAACGCAACCTGCAGATCAACTTCGCCAATCCGTTCATGGTCATCGGCCAGACCGCTCTGGTAAACAAAAAGCTGGAAGGCAAAATCAAATCCTACAAGGATCTGAACAACCCCGAATACACCGTAGTATCCAAGCTCGGAACCACCGGTGAACAGGCTGCCAAACGTCTGCTGCCCAAAGCCAAATACAAATCCTTCGACCTTGAAACAGACGCAGCCCTTGAAGTTCTCAACGGCAAGGCCGCAGCAATGATCTACGACCTGCCCTTCAACGCCATATTCATGGCCGAACAGGGTGCCGGAAAGCTCTTTTTCCTTGATACACCCTTCACCTACGAGCCTCTGGGCTGGGGTGTCCGCAAAGGCGATCCCGATTTCATCAATTTCCTGAACAACTTCCTGAACCAGATCAAGAACGATGGTCGCTACGACAAGCTCTACCACAAATGGTTCGAAAGCACCGCTTGGCGCAAGAACATTCAGTAGTTCCAGACAGCAATAATCATTCCGGGGGGGCGGATATCCGCCCTCCTGTTTTTTTGTAATTTAAACCGGTTTGAAGATTATGAACGGAACAACTTTAAGATCTCCCGGCCTTGGCCGGAACAATGAGCTTTTCTGGAAAACTGTTTTCTTTGTGGGGCTGTTCGCGACATTAGGCGGACTGTACTGGGCCACACTGCAGGTCGACTACGTCTGGCGGTGGGAACGGATTCCGAACTACTTTTATTATGAAGATGAGATGGATGTAACCTCAACAATTGAGGGTCACATATCATCAATAAAAGAAACCGGAAAAAAAGCGCTGATTGTGGTTACCGGGGAAGAGAACGAGTCGGAGCAGTACGAAGTTCCTATGGACGGGCTCCGAGTGTACCAGGGTGACACTATTTTTGTCGGCGACACTCTGGGAGTCGTCAAGGAATGGAAAATTGGTGTCATAACCAAAGGCCTCATAATTACCCTCAAGGTAAGCGCCATTGCCATCGTATTCGGCATAATCCTCGGGTTGGCCACAGGGCTCGCCAGAATCTCACAGAATCCGGCGCTGCGCCTTTCCGCAATAACCTATATTGAACTGATCCGCGGGACGCCCCTGCTTGTACAGATGTTCATCTGGTATTTCGTACTCGGCACACTGGTCAACAACCTGCTTGCCAAATACGATATCGGACAGATTGAACCTCTGTGGTTCGGCATAGCATCTCTGGCAATCTTTGCGGGAGCCTATGTGGCTGAAATAGTCCGCGCCGGCATACAATCCGTCCACAGAGGACAGATGGAAGCAGCCAGATCACTGGGGATGAACAAGAGTCGGGCCATGATCCACATCATCCTGCCCCAGGCGTTCAGGAGAATTCTACCCCCCCTTGCCGGTCAGTTCATCAGTATGATCAAGGACTCGTCTCTTCTCGGCGTCATCGCAATACGGGAACTTACCAAGGCCACAAGGGAAGCTGTGTCCACCAGCCTGCAGCCGTTTGAACTCTGGTTCATCTGCGCCCTGCTGTATCTGGTGCTCACCTTTGCCTTCTCCATGTTTGTTCAGTATCTGGAAAAGAGAATGGTGCAGAGATAATGATTGAAGTAAAAAACATATACAAGACGTTTTACGTGCCGCACGAAGTTCAGGCTCTTTCCGATGTATCCCACACGGTGAACAAGGGAGAGGTTGTTGTTGTGATCGGCCCTTCAGGGTCCGGAAAGTCGACCTTCCTGCGTTGCCTTAACCGTCTGGAATACGCCGATGCCGGGCAGATATTCATTGATGGAGTGGATATTCTGTCTCCGAAGACGGATATCAATAAAATCCGTGAGGAAGTAGGAATGGTCTTCCAGTCCTTCAACCTCTTTCCGCACAAGACAGTTCTGGAAAACCTGACCATAGCCCAGACCGTGGTAAGGAAAAGAAGCAAAAAAGAAGCAACGGAAACCGCCATGGCCCTGCTGAAAAAAGTAGGCATACACGAAAAAGCCGGAGTCTATCCGACTCAGCTTTCCGGCGGTCAGCAGCAGCGGGTGG
This window harbors:
- a CDS encoding amino acid ABC transporter permease, which translates into the protein MKDKKVKIDVTDGAGIPVKNDSGLLNAWWVSFIGALGIIAYLIIAKPDPYRDILLFVPDGIVVTFEVTICSILGALVIGLFTGLGRISRNSFINLIASTYVEVVRGIPLLVQLFYIYYAMGRVLQVPDMLSAIIAMSVCYGAYMGEVFRAGIESIDDGQTEAARSLGFDRRQTMFLVILPQAWRTILPPVGNEFIALLKDSSLVSILAVADILRRGREFAAESFQYFETYTMIALIYLVITLILSKAVSNMEERLNHYDR
- a CDS encoding amino acid ABC transporter ATP-binding protein: MIEVKNIYKTFYVPHEVQALSDVSHTVNKGEVVVVIGPSGSGKSTFLRCLNRLEYADAGQIFIDGVDILSPKTDINKIREEVGMVFQSFNLFPHKTVLENLTIAQTVVRKRSKKEATETAMALLKKVGIHEKAGVYPTQLSGGQQQRVAIARSLAMNPKVLLFDEPTSALDPEMVGEVLDVMKKVAKEGMTMVVVTHEMGFAREVADEVVFMDQGMIIEKGTPEHFFQNPESDRTKLFLSQIL
- a CDS encoding basic amino acid ABC transporter substrate-binding protein, producing the protein MLKRIIAVLMLTMFAAFPAYAGSNAPVITIASDCTWPPMEFVNKDKQIVGFSVDLMKACAKAAGYEVKIKNVAWDGIFAGLAAGKYDAICSSVSINEKRKKAMDFTAPYFQVKQAVVTPKDCAATDLNGFKGKPVGAQIGTTGFFAIKNVEGVVPKSYDEIGLAMEDLYNGRLSAVVCDDPIAADFALQQEEYAKKLKIAFIIEGVESEYLGVAVSKGNTKILDLINKGLSAVRADGTYDKIKAKWFGSN
- a CDS encoding ABC transporter permease subunit (The N-terminal region of this protein, as described by TIGR01726, is a three transmembrane segment that identifies a subfamily of ABC transporter permease subunits, which specificities that include histidine, arginine, glutamine, glutamate, L-cystine (sic), the opines (in Agrobacterium) octopine and nopaline, etc.), yielding MNGTTLRSPGLGRNNELFWKTVFFVGLFATLGGLYWATLQVDYVWRWERIPNYFYYEDEMDVTSTIEGHISSIKETGKKALIVVTGEENESEQYEVPMDGLRVYQGDTIFVGDTLGVVKEWKIGVITKGLIITLKVSAIAIVFGIILGLATGLARISQNPALRLSAITYIELIRGTPLLVQMFIWYFVLGTLVNNLLAKYDIGQIEPLWFGIASLAIFAGAYVAEIVRAGIQSVHRGQMEAARSLGMNKSRAMIHIILPQAFRRILPPLAGQFISMIKDSSLLGVIAIRELTKATREAVSTSLQPFELWFICALLYLVLTFAFSMFVQYLEKRMVQR
- a CDS encoding amino acid ABC transporter ATP-binding protein, giving the protein MTDNPIIQIKDVYKFYGDLAALSNVSLDIAQGEKVVIIGPSGSGKSTLLRSINRLEEINKGSIIVDGLDVHDKENNINTIRQELGMVFQSFNLFPHKTVLENLTMAPVKLKGMDKAEARAIAVDLLKKVGIREKANVYPSKLSGGQQQRVAIARALAMNPKIMLFDEPTSALDPEMIGEVLDVMKTLAKEGMTMVVVTHEMGFAREVADRVVFMEDGRIIACAPPDEFFKNAEHPRLKKFLDQIL
- a CDS encoding AI-2E family transporter; this translates as MNSPDKEIIKSPAIYTFFLILLLTSAIALGYSVAKPFLNTIIISVVLTGIFYPLTLRLRNRLGNRTSLAAFLTVCIIVFAIIIPAVIFFLGLIGQGVDSVTAINEWIRTTDFSKLFSSDKYDGYLKWFESTFPFIEISSRDVQTKVLEISRTFGQTMLTSGTWLAGNMASLAAHFLIMTFLVFTFLKDGDHFFAKIRYLSPLKVEQEDFILNSLRKVSKSVLFGSLFIAALQGVVGGIGLAIAGIPALFWGTMMSFTALIPVLGTGLIWVPAAAYLFIVGKIKMAIFLLLWCGILVTGIDTVLRPVILREASRVSTVYVFLAILGGINSFGPLGILYGPLILTFLMVMLHIYGQEFQDVLKNKK
- a CDS encoding response regulator, with translation MTGKRILVVDDERIVNLDIQATLKRLGYAIAGDAVSGQDAIEKTSRLKPDLVLMDIKLSGAMDGVEASNFIIKSFDIPVVFLTAYSDEQTLNRAKLSGPFGYLLKPFEERDLRSAIEIALYKHSMEQEFRQAVHDAQAANEAKSSFLATISHELRTPMNGILGLSEILMNSGLDSEQQEYVELIKGSANSLLRVLNDLLDYSKIERRILELREGLFDPRRTLALIMNTHSSQAAKKGLQMECFIHPEISGEIKGDSGRLMQVLNNLISNAIKYTDKGGICVEVMPDDYASEPYPDGCVRLLFAVSDTGVGISRDKADTIFESFTQLEDYMTRKHGGIGLGLTISYNLVNMLKGTMWLETEPCVGSSFFFTAVFRTSSETELSSNSDTDEVENRIFNSMKRVLLADDNIITRRVVSAFLEKANCDLDIVENGRDVLVELQKKKYDMVVMDIQMPVMDGLEATRIIRSGSIPEIDPETPILALTAHAMKGDRERCLEVGMNGYLSKPFRSSGLLEAMNMVIDGAGGTEERTECCKPNAQDSSCIDFNSVIERLDGNVDLLREIYTHFIELVPRHIAKMETCADSCDVEGLKVEIMALRGLAMDVGAHGIQVLTDEMEKNISCGDILFLEKFVSRVRAEADKTLAVMADHIFKSA
- a CDS encoding transporter substrate-binding domain-containing protein, whose protein sequence is MKKICLMLVMLLSLAVAANASDIELAKKSTLNSILKSGELRCGISSGYIPFQMTDKTGRIVGFEIDLAREMAKAMGVKFVPVNMEFDGIIPALLTNKIDIITAGMTVNQERNLQINFANPFMVIGQTALVNKKLEGKIKSYKDLNNPEYTVVSKLGTTGEQAAKRLLPKAKYKSFDLETDAALEVLNGKAAAMIYDLPFNAIFMAEQGAGKLFFLDTPFTYEPLGWGVRKGDPDFINFLNNFLNQIKNDGRYDKLYHKWFESTAWRKNIQ
- a CDS encoding cupin domain-containing protein → MNAKNVKDVKGTKVQKIGYKGRDCEVKGVTIKWLSKSGQDANGQPEYGLRHFTVEPGGEIPAHNHFYLQTVYIEKGNFECFTYHPETDAVVDSKICGPGDFVYSECMEPHGMKNISETEEATFLCCICNVYDKE